A single region of the Methanobrevibacter millerae genome encodes:
- the rbr gene encoding rubrerythrin produces the protein MADLKGTKTEENLKAALAGESQARVKYEFYASQAKKDGYVEIKEIFQESSDNEKEHAKVWFKLLNGGKVPPTTDNLADAAAGEHEEWTEMYKNFAAEAREEGFEDIAALFDAAAATEKAHEERYNALSDKIAADKVFKKDEEIAWKCNNCGYIHYGKEAPEVCPLCDHPQAHFRKKDESYI, from the coding sequence ATGGCAGATTTAAAAGGTACAAAAACTGAAGAAAACTTAAAAGCTGCACTTGCAGGTGAATCTCAGGCTCGTGTAAAATATGAATTTTACGCATCCCAGGCCAAAAAAGACGGATATGTTGAAATCAAGGAAATTTTCCAGGAATCCTCCGACAATGAAAAGGAACATGCAAAAGTCTGGTTTAAATTGTTGAATGGTGGAAAAGTACCTCCTACAACCGACAATCTCGCTGATGCTGCTGCAGGAGAACATGAGGAATGGACAGAAATGTATAAGAACTTCGCAGCTGAAGCACGTGAAGAAGGCTTTGAAGATATTGCAGCCTTGTTTGACGCTGCTGCAGCTACCGAAAAGGCTCACGAAGAAAGGTACAATGCCCTATCCGACAAGATTGCTGCAGATAAGGTGTTCAAAAAAGATGAAGAGATTGCATGGAAATGTAACAACTGCGGATACATACATTACGGAAAGGAAGCTCCTGAAGTATGTCCTCTATGCGACCATCCGCAAGCTCACTTCAGAAAAAAGGATGAAAGTTATATCTAG
- a CDS encoding DUF2142 domain-containing protein: MSQDSYFSNDFTKTLMDCKKYWIIYLIFIAVTCASTITSKNFAHPQFPICVFIIAAILGILCITYYFMHDSEDELYKVAFVIIICFGLITALIVPIVDVSDELEHLTRAEITSRGIIVPHWESGEHNLDRLYNHTEGRYSKALNTDVGFETVQSHMFFLHNRENTVFDTPGDTDKINYTMILDGSAFEQNPFYGYLPQAIGVFLAKFFDMNVIWMLWLPRMFNLIFYAGVISLAVKKTPALKIPLLAVACIPISIYQAASVSIDSMVIGLGLLTIAYFIYLYKAETESLDTKEIAIFCALSLLLGLCKLPYLAFVFLILLVPKSNFKNEKALTYMILGILAVSAIGVLWSTYSTPALMHSWRSKLNYMNPSLQMQYLINHPVSILYFLKQIFTFNLGAILKGFFNFFGANNPNHYSDNYKLITILIWIFLAATLLFYPKKTRFSRKARFGTLMVLLIIYVGTCFVQLLTWADVGQRALGVSTRYFLPLFALLPIIVSDRIRLPDRFKDSYDSYAMIFIIGFLATLVIAFATKYY, from the coding sequence ATGTCGCAGGATAGCTATTTTTCAAATGATTTCACGAAAACGTTAATGGATTGCAAAAAGTATTGGATAATCTATCTTATTTTTATTGCGGTTACCTGCGCATCCACTATAACATCCAAAAACTTTGCACATCCCCAATTTCCAATATGCGTATTCATAATCGCTGCGATTCTTGGAATACTGTGCATAACCTATTATTTCATGCACGATTCTGAAGACGAGCTATACAAGGTCGCATTCGTCATAATAATATGTTTTGGGCTGATTACCGCTTTAATTGTTCCGATTGTAGATGTAAGCGATGAGCTGGAACACCTTACGCGGGCTGAAATCACCTCGAGAGGGATTATAGTTCCCCATTGGGAAAGCGGAGAACATAATCTGGACAGGCTCTACAATCATACCGAAGGAAGATACAGCAAGGCTTTAAATACGGACGTGGGATTTGAGACGGTTCAAAGCCACATGTTCTTTTTGCACAACCGGGAAAATACGGTTTTTGACACGCCCGGAGATACGGACAAGATTAACTATACAATGATTCTTGACGGCTCTGCATTTGAGCAAAATCCCTTTTACGGATACCTGCCTCAGGCGATAGGGGTTTTTCTAGCCAAGTTCTTTGATATGAACGTCATATGGATGCTCTGGCTTCCGAGAATGTTCAATTTAATATTTTATGCGGGAGTGATATCCCTTGCGGTTAAAAAGACTCCGGCATTGAAGATTCCTCTTCTTGCGGTTGCCTGCATACCGATTTCGATTTATCAGGCGGCTTCGGTAAGTATAGATTCGATGGTGATTGGTCTTGGACTCCTTACGATAGCATATTTCATATATCTCTACAAAGCGGAAACGGAAAGCCTTGACACAAAGGAAATCGCAATATTCTGCGCTCTTTCGCTTCTTTTGGGATTATGCAAGCTGCCGTATCTGGCGTTCGTTTTTCTCATATTGCTTGTTCCTAAGTCAAACTTTAAAAACGAGAAGGCTTTAACCTACATGATACTCGGTATACTTGCCGTAAGTGCGATTGGAGTCTTGTGGAGTACGTATTCGACACCGGCACTTATGCATTCATGGAGATCAAAGCTCAACTACATGAATCCTTCACTGCAGATGCAATATCTGATAAATCATCCTGTAAGCATCCTGTACTTCCTAAAACAGATTTTCACGTTCAACCTTGGAGCGATTCTTAAAGGATTCTTTAATTTCTTTGGCGCCAACAATCCGAACCACTATTCGGACAACTATAAGCTAATCACAATCCTGATTTGGATATTTCTGGCTGCAACGCTTTTATTCTATCCGAAAAAGACCAGATTCAGCCGTAAAGCAAGATTTGGAACACTTATGGTACTTCTGATAATATATGTGGGAACGTGCTTTGTTCAGCTTTTGACATGGGCCGATGTTGGCCAAAGGGCGCTTGGAGTAAGCACGAGATATTTCTTACCTCTCTTTGCTCTGCTTCCGATTATCGTTTCAGACAGAATAAGACTTCCCGACAGGTTTAAGGACAGCTATGACTCCTATGCAATGATTTTCATAATAGGCTTTTTGGCAACGCTGGTAATAGCCTTTGCAACGAAATACTACTGA
- a CDS encoding ClC family H(+)/Cl(-) exchange transporter, whose protein sequence is MKQVQDTLKSIVENPRHIFKLTVQGVLVGIFAGLMVSLYRYLLYASEDVLRSYLDIINGNLIYIIVFFVGLIILGLLTAWLMRWERDAMGSGIPQVNAETKGFLDVNWYKTLFAKIVGGVFTALGGLSLGPEGPSVQIGAMAGKGVSKIFKESKTDELRLILVGSAVGITAAFNAPLAGVIFILEEINHGFDKTLVFIALVSAIVSDFISNLIFGQSTILSFPISNIPLSSYWLLILLGLVLGLLGYLYNVAMIKAEDLWAKIPNLSLEVKFVAVFIVSGVIALTLPQVSCGGHFMMDLLGVAMPSLTLLLIYFVAKALFSVFSFSSGAPGGIFLPILVLGAYIGAIFASVFIPICGLESVLIYKFIIISMAGFFTATVRSPITGIVLLSEMSGSTEALVAMLLVCLIAYIVPTLLGNEPIYEALLERLLNKRQEKFTPEPSRHVLSEYMVPLDCKYIGVEIQNIPFPKNSIVVSVIRNGSYVIAREDFKINYGDQIHILTDVNDFPYANREIEEIINGK, encoded by the coding sequence ATGAAGCAGGTACAGGACACTCTAAAATCTATTGTAGAAAATCCGAGGCATATTTTCAAGCTGACCGTACAGGGAGTGCTGGTCGGTATATTTGCCGGATTGATGGTATCACTGTACAGGTATCTTTTATACGCATCTGAAGACGTTTTAAGAAGCTATTTGGATATAATTAATGGAAATCTCATATATATTATAGTCTTTTTTGTAGGTTTAATCATTTTGGGATTGCTGACGGCATGGCTTATGCGATGGGAAAGGGACGCCATGGGAAGCGGAATACCTCAGGTTAATGCGGAAACCAAGGGATTTCTCGATGTTAACTGGTATAAGACATTGTTTGCAAAGATTGTCGGCGGAGTATTCACTGCTTTAGGCGGGCTCTCGCTGGGTCCTGAAGGCCCGTCAGTCCAGATTGGCGCAATGGCCGGCAAAGGGGTTTCAAAGATTTTTAAAGAATCAAAAACAGATGAGCTGAGGCTTATTTTGGTAGGTTCTGCTGTCGGTATCACTGCAGCATTCAACGCTCCTTTGGCAGGTGTTATTTTCATTTTGGAAGAGATCAATCACGGCTTTGATAAAACATTGGTTTTCATTGCATTGGTATCAGCTATCGTGTCCGATTTCATTTCAAACCTGATTTTCGGCCAGTCAACGATTCTCTCATTCCCGATATCCAACATTCCCTTATCCTCATACTGGCTTTTGATATTGCTTGGTCTTGTTCTGGGACTTCTCGGATACCTGTATAACGTCGCAATGATAAAGGCCGAGGACCTGTGGGCCAAAATACCTAACTTAAGCCTTGAAGTCAAGTTCGTGGCTGTATTTATTGTTTCAGGCGTAATTGCGTTAACCTTGCCTCAGGTAAGCTGCGGAGGCCATTTCATGATGGATCTGCTCGGAGTTGCAATGCCTTCGTTAACGTTGCTTTTAATCTATTTTGTTGCAAAAGCATTATTTTCAGTATTTTCCTTTTCTTCAGGAGCTCCAGGAGGAATATTCTTGCCTATACTTGTTTTGGGAGCATATATCGGAGCCATTTTCGCATCTGTTTTCATACCTATCTGCGGGCTTGAAAGCGTTTTAATTTACAAGTTCATCATAATCTCCATGGCAGGATTTTTCACGGCAACCGTCAGATCACCTATAACTGGAATCGTTCTCCTTTCGGAAATGTCAGGCTCAACAGAAGCCCTTGTTGCAATGCTTCTTGTCTGCCTTATAGCATACATCGTTCCGACGCTTCTTGGAAACGAGCCGATTTATGAAGCATTGCTTGAGAGATTGTTAAATAAACGCCAGGAAAAGTTCACTCCCGAACCTTCCAGACATGTCCTCTCAGAGTATATGGTTCCTCTGGACTGCAAATACATTGGCGTTGAAATCCAGAATATTCCATTTCCGAAAAATTCAATCGTCGTTTCCGTCATAAGAAACGGAAGCTATGTCATTGCCCGCGAGGACTTCAAGATTAATTACGGCGACCAGATTCATATATTGACTGACGTTAATGATTTTCCATATGCAAACCGTGAGATAGAAGAGATTATTAATGGGAAATGA
- a CDS encoding AAA family ATPase: MQNKINFKINNFGPINEANIDINQINILGGINGSGKSFSSKLLFCFLTSISNQGKIIENQGIFSSYDSFINRWINNFSRSNQDSIEYDFGELSEEINSLMLNWKENNISYEYLEDFFLKFKNIIDKYELLKNESCKNDLDLIKETIDINKNEYGYITRVINYLLFVEFGQSQMKFFKNALIEFGDEFDNLFNYKLDFKDNSLNISFNNQMSLNKFDFKNIIYIDSPSLLNFYIKNDNGLKINGNTGQFHYYNLLRGLISKRDNNSIALEELYYQNSKNLESKFINLIGGCFEFDEESSKFIFKTNENEYDIKNIASGYKQLGILQLLLTNKCISPGDWIIFDEPEINLHPGIQIQLAELLVKMAVELDISIYINSHSPYIIEAFEVYCKKYNINDKTSFFLCESIDETHQKFNINEIKCENLEILYDNLAEPYHIINKVRFDNDWNEEFE; this comes from the coding sequence ATGCAAAATAAAATAAATTTTAAAATTAATAATTTTGGACCAATTAATGAGGCTAATATTGATATTAACCAAATCAATATTCTTGGAGGAATAAATGGAAGTGGTAAATCATTTTCCAGCAAATTATTATTTTGTTTTTTAACTTCCATATCTAATCAAGGAAAAATAATCGAAAATCAAGGAATATTCTCATCTTATGATTCCTTCATTAATAGATGGATAAATAATTTTTCAAGATCAAATCAGGATTCTATAGAATACGATTTTGGTGAATTATCCGAAGAAATTAATTCATTAATGTTAAATTGGAAAGAAAATAATATCAGTTACGAATATTTAGAAGATTTCTTCTTAAAATTTAAAAATATCATTGATAAATATGAACTGCTTAAAAATGAATCATGTAAAAATGATTTAGATTTAATTAAAGAAACTATTGATATTAATAAAAATGAATATGGATACATAACAAGAGTAATAAATTATTTATTATTTGTTGAATTCGGACAATCCCAAATGAAATTCTTTAAAAATGCTTTAATTGAATTTGGAGATGAATTTGATAATTTATTCAATTATAAATTAGATTTTAAGGATAATTCATTAAATATCTCATTTAACAATCAAATGAGCCTAAATAAATTTGATTTCAAAAATATTATTTATATTGATTCCCCATCATTATTAAATTTCTATATAAAGAATGATAATGGGCTTAAAATTAATGGAAATACTGGACAATTTCATTATTATAATTTATTACGAGGATTAATATCAAAAAGAGATAATAACTCCATAGCATTAGAAGAATTATATTACCAAAATAGTAAAAATTTAGAATCAAAATTTATAAACTTAATTGGTGGATGTTTTGAATTTGATGAAGAATCATCAAAGTTCATTTTTAAAACAAACGAAAACGAATATGATATTAAGAATATTGCATCAGGATATAAACAATTAGGCATATTGCAATTATTATTAACAAATAAATGCATATCACCTGGAGATTGGATAATTTTTGATGAACCGGAAATTAACTTACATCCAGGCATACAAATTCAATTAGCAGAACTTTTAGTAAAAATGGCTGTTGAATTGGATATTAGTATATACATAAATTCACATAGCCCATATATTATAGAAGCTTTTGAAGTTTATTGTAAAAAATATAACATTAATGATAAAACTAGCTTCTTTTTATGTGAATCAATTGATGAAACACATCAAAAATTTAATATTAATGAAATTAAATGTGAAAATTTAGAAATTTTATACGATAACCTTGCTGAGCCATACCATATTATTAATAAAGTTAGATTTGATAATGATTGGAATGAAGAATTTGAATAA
- a CDS encoding nitroreductase family protein, with product MNPIFERQSIRKYADEEVSEKQLKELLKAGMQAPSACNQQAWEFIVISDENDKIAISEMHRFAKPARNASKLIVVLGNLEKAKIKSMIEQDLGACCENILLQATYEGLGAVWLGFHPIEDRSQKIKDYLNIPDCCIPFAVICVGVPAHEGSVKIRYDESKIHYDRY from the coding sequence ATGAACCCGATTTTTGAAAGGCAAAGCATTAGGAAATATGCAGATGAGGAAGTAAGTGAAAAACAGTTGAAGGAACTTTTAAAGGCAGGAATGCAGGCGCCGTCCGCCTGTAACCAGCAGGCATGGGAATTTATAGTAATCTCTGATGAAAATGACAAGATTGCCATATCAGAGATGCACCGCTTTGCAAAACCTGCGCGAAACGCATCAAAGCTGATTGTGGTTTTGGGAAATCTCGAAAAGGCTAAAATAAAGTCAATGATTGAGCAGGATTTAGGTGCGTGCTGTGAAAACATCCTTCTTCAGGCAACCTATGAAGGCTTGGGTGCGGTCTGGCTTGGCTTTCATCCGATTGAAGACAGGAGCCAGAAAATTAAAGACTATTTAAACATTCCAGATTGCTGCATTCCCTTTGCGGTCATCTGCGTCGGCGTTCCCGCTCATGAAGGCAGCGTAAAAATAAGGTATGACGAATCCAAAATTCATTATGATAGATATTAA
- a CDS encoding MarR family transcriptional regulator → MDEKELYRKLGFVKVSPYRTNTLKSIGNEIKMPSEIGKELDVRTSQVSAALSDLKQEKLVVCVNEEMRKGRLYKCTQMGLEVLKYL, encoded by the coding sequence ATGGACGAAAAAGAGCTATACCGGAAACTTGGATTTGTCAAGGTTTCACCATACAGGACAAACACCCTGAAAAGCATAGGCAATGAAATCAAGATGCCTTCAGAAATAGGAAAGGAACTGGACGTTAGAACCAGCCAGGTTTCAGCGGCGCTTTCAGACCTGAAACAGGAAAAGCTTGTGGTCTGCGTTAACGAGGAAATGAGAAAGGGCCGCCTTTACAAGTGCACGCAGATGGGTCTTGAAGTCCTCAAGTACCTTTAA
- a CDS encoding phage holin family protein, with protein MTEEREIPKPKRPLKRSLLIFVGEVIALYILCYFGIGVKVSYFDDIALFVIFISIINALLWPILTRVFMPFLVITFGIGSLILNGLIMSLFAPIFGFEITDWGLIIVPIFMAAVTTILSAIVTIDDDSSYYRSVIRDALRKRPKDAKKYPGVIVIEIDGLAHSVLNEALEKGLMPATKELIDSKSHTLREWETDLSSQTGASQAGILHGNNEGITAFRWIEKSNDNQMMQCSGVSKVKVLEERISNGDGLLVDNGASRSNLFSGDTDNVIFTFSKITQVRKLFNKSWYSVFSNPSYFAYIVFLLFADMGHEIYSQIMHKVRDIRPRIKRGILYIPTRAGTNVYMREINTSTLIGDMMVGEVDIAYSTYLGYDEIAHHSGVRDSDAFNALKDMDRQIKRLIGASVYSPRPYQFVIQSDHGQTNGATFTQRNGESLEELVKSLLPNDMSIYANLSSDEKQAQNFVPLIKTISNLRDANDDDAEGELTDSDVIVLASGNLGMIYLTRWTKRLTYEEINALFPELIPGIIENEYVGFILVRSSENGDMAIGKNGIYYLDTDEIEGENPLEGFGKNAARHLRRNSSFEHTPDILVNSFYDAEADEVCAFEELVGSHGGIGGDQSKPFILYPSSWDVSSDEIIGAESIYRIIKENTKKLKNQ; from the coding sequence ATGACCGAAGAAAGAGAAATCCCCAAGCCGAAAAGACCCCTAAAGAGAAGTTTGCTGATTTTTGTAGGAGAAGTAATAGCCCTCTATATCCTATGCTATTTTGGAATAGGAGTAAAAGTGAGCTATTTTGACGATATTGCCCTTTTTGTAATTTTCATCAGTATAATAAATGCCCTATTATGGCCCATACTGACAAGGGTATTCATGCCGTTTCTGGTTATTACCTTCGGAATAGGATCATTAATATTGAACGGGCTGATAATGAGTCTTTTCGCACCGATTTTCGGCTTTGAAATAACTGATTGGGGATTGATAATAGTTCCGATATTCATGGCTGCCGTAACCACTATTCTTTCTGCAATCGTAACCATAGATGACGATTCATCATATTACAGGTCCGTAATAAGGGACGCATTAAGAAAAAGGCCGAAAGATGCCAAGAAATATCCTGGCGTGATTGTCATTGAAATCGACGGTCTTGCACACAGCGTTTTAAATGAAGCCCTTGAAAAGGGATTGATGCCTGCCACGAAAGAGCTCATCGATTCAAAATCCCACACGTTAAGGGAGTGGGAAACCGACCTCTCATCACAGACCGGCGCAAGCCAGGCAGGAATACTTCACGGAAACAACGAGGGCATCACTGCTTTCAGATGGATTGAAAAGTCAAACGACAACCAGATGATGCAGTGCTCAGGAGTAAGCAAAGTCAAGGTTCTTGAAGAGAGAATTTCAAACGGGGACGGACTTCTTGTGGATAACGGCGCAAGCAGATCAAATCTCTTTTCAGGAGATACCGACAACGTCATATTCACATTCAGTAAAATCACACAAGTCAGAAAGCTCTTCAACAAGTCATGGTATTCCGTATTTTCAAATCCGAGCTATTTCGCATATATCGTTTTCCTGCTATTTGCCGACATGGGACATGAAATATATTCCCAGATAATGCACAAAGTGCGCGATATCCGCCCGAGAATCAAAAGGGGAATTCTGTATATCCCGACAAGGGCCGGAACCAACGTTTACATGCGTGAGATAAACACTTCAACCCTAATCGGGGATATGATGGTCGGAGAGGTCGACATCGCATATTCAACATACCTCGGATATGACGAGATTGCCCACCACTCAGGAGTCCGTGACAGCGACGCATTCAATGCCCTTAAGGACATGGACAGACAGATTAAACGCCTCATCGGCGCAAGCGTATATTCCCCAAGGCCGTACCAGTTCGTAATCCAGTCAGACCACGGACAGACAAACGGGGCAACCTTCACCCAGAGAAACGGCGAATCCCTTGAGGAGCTTGTAAAGTCACTGCTTCCGAATGACATGTCAATTTACGCAAACCTCTCATCCGACGAGAAACAGGCTCAGAACTTCGTTCCATTGATTAAAACCATAAGCAACTTGAGAGATGCGAACGATGATGATGCAGAGGGAGAACTGACCGATTCAGACGTTATCGTTCTTGCTTCAGGAAACCTGGGAATGATTTATTTGACCAGATGGACCAAAAGGCTGACCTACGAAGAGATTAATGCGCTGTTTCCTGAATTGATACCAGGAATCATCGAAAACGAATACGTCGGCTTTATTCTTGTGCGTTCAAGCGAAAACGGCGACATGGCAATAGGAAAGAACGGAATCTATTATTTAGATACTGATGAGATCGAAGGCGAAAATCCTCTTGAAGGCTTCGGAAAGAATGCCGCAAGGCACCTTAGAAGAAACAGCTCCTTTGAGCACACCCCTGACATTCTGGTAAACAGCTTCTATGATGCCGAGGCCGATGAAGTCTGCGCATTCGAAGAGCTTGTTGGAAGCCACGGTGGAATCGGAGGAGACCAGTCAAAGCCGTTTATTTTATATCCGTCAAGCTGGGACGTTTCCTCAGACGAGATTATCGGAGCCGAAAGCATCTATCGCATCATAAAGGAAAACACCAAAAAACTCAAAAATCAATGA
- the mch gene encoding methenyltetrahydromethanopterin cyclohydrolase → MVSVNLEAKKTVDVMIEKADALNIAVSTLENGATVLDCGVNVDGSFKAGELYTKVCLGGLADVGISIPGDLSEKFALPSVKIKTDSPSISTLGSQKAGWSVSVGDFFALGSGPARAIALKPAETYEEIGYEDKDADLAILTLEADVLPGEDVAQYIADECDVDVKNVYLLVAPTSSLVGSIQISGRVVENGTYKMLEAIKFDVTKVKHAAGIAPIAPVDPDGLKAMGKTNDAVLFGGRTYYYVESDENDDVADVAAKLPSSAADGYGKPFFDVFKEAEFDFYKIDKGMFAPAEVVINDLTTGKIYKEGFVNADLLKKSFGVDE, encoded by the coding sequence ATGGTAAGTGTAAACTTAGAAGCTAAAAAAACCGTAGATGTAATGATTGAAAAAGCAGATGCATTAAACATCGCAGTATCAACTTTAGAAAACGGCGCTACCGTTTTGGATTGTGGTGTAAATGTAGATGGAAGTTTTAAGGCAGGCGAACTTTATACTAAAGTCTGTCTGGGTGGACTCGCAGACGTCGGAATCTCAATTCCTGGCGACTTGTCTGAAAAATTCGCTCTTCCTTCCGTAAAAATCAAAACGGACTCACCTTCCATTTCAACATTAGGTTCACAAAAGGCCGGATGGTCTGTAAGCGTAGGAGATTTCTTTGCATTGGGTTCAGGTCCTGCACGTGCAATCGCACTCAAGCCTGCAGAAACCTATGAGGAAATCGGATACGAAGACAAGGATGCCGATTTGGCCATTTTAACATTGGAAGCTGACGTACTTCCTGGCGAAGACGTGGCACAATACATTGCCGATGAATGTGACGTTGACGTTAAAAACGTTTATCTTTTAGTTGCTCCAACTTCCTCCCTTGTAGGATCCATCCAGATTTCAGGAAGGGTTGTTGAAAACGGTACCTACAAGATGCTTGAAGCAATCAAGTTTGACGTAACCAAGGTAAAACACGCTGCAGGTATCGCTCCTATCGCACCGGTAGACCCTGACGGACTCAAGGCAATGGGAAAAACCAACGACGCCGTTTTATTCGGTGGAAGAACCTACTACTATGTTGAATCCGATGAAAACGACGATGTCGCTGATGTGGCTGCAAAATTACCATCTTCAGCTGCTGACGGATATGGAAAACCATTCTTCGACGTATTTAAGGAAGCTGAATTTGACTTCTACAAAATCGATAAGGGAATGTTCGCTCCAGCAGAAGTCGTCATCAACGATTTGACAACCGGTAAGATTTACAAGGAAGGATTCGTAAACGCAGACCTTCTTAAAAAATCCTTCGGCGTAGACGAATAG
- a CDS encoding DUF4013 domain-containing protein, with the protein MQLGEIFTDALKYPLSDYKNWMIVGVVAVCCGLQAVFAQLGIYNQTLYTALSAISLVLIIVLMGYGLSVIKEAIDFEDEIPAFDWVKNFVDGIKYIVVAFVYFIIPMIIVSIIGILICGVPLSQILTESNIQKFAALNGTVTQADVLSIAPQGLWNSLFAAIAVTAIIAIVFFIAFAIFEYIAVCRLAKYDSLGEAFRVREIYSDIREIGILKIIAYLIIAILISSIAGMICAFITAIPYVGIIIAALVGYSFIFLFNNRALGLLYSDV; encoded by the coding sequence ATGCAATTAGGTGAAATTTTTACAGACGCATTAAAATATCCGCTTTCCGACTATAAGAACTGGATGATTGTGGGTGTAGTGGCAGTATGCTGCGGTCTTCAGGCAGTATTTGCCCAGCTGGGAATATATAACCAGACATTGTATACGGCATTGAGTGCCATTTCACTTGTATTAATCATTGTATTAATGGGATACGGCCTAAGCGTAATCAAGGAAGCGATAGATTTTGAAGATGAAATCCCTGCCTTTGACTGGGTAAAGAACTTCGTTGACGGCATCAAGTATATTGTCGTGGCTTTTGTATACTTCATCATTCCGATGATTATCGTTTCAATAATAGGCATTTTGATTTGCGGAGTTCCGCTTTCACAGATTTTAACTGAAAGCAACATTCAGAAATTCGCTGCCTTAAACGGCACCGTAACCCAGGCGGACGTCCTAAGCATTGCTCCTCAGGGCCTATGGAACTCACTATTTGCGGCCATTGCAGTTACCGCAATCATTGCAATCGTATTCTTTATCGCATTTGCAATTTTCGAATACATTGCAGTCTGCAGGCTGGCCAAATATGACAGTTTGGGAGAAGCCTTCAGGGTCAGGGAAATCTATTCAGACATAAGAGAAATAGGCATTTTAAAAATCATAGCATATCTTATCATTGCAATCTTAATCTCAAGCATTGCAGGAATGATCTGCGCATTCATAACCGCCATACCTTATGTGGGAATAATCATAGCCGCTCTGGTCGGATATTCATTCATTTTCCTGTTCAACAACAGGGCATTAGGTTTACTCTACTCAGATGTATAA
- a CDS encoding DUF2284 domain-containing protein: MKGIEKLTADVDVGEFIESYVDIERFEGLCEECDNYGKNWNCPPFDFDVMDVWNSYDKLKVIAFKMIFDDEEIANEFSDKELEFVLKRLERMKVKLMNDIYVLENEDSMGLFLGNCNLCMKCTREFGMPCKMPFKMRYSIESLGGNVDKLIEDVFGLKILYAENGHLPEYMIFVGGLLYGKK; this comes from the coding sequence ATGAAGGGGATTGAAAAGCTCACTGCCGACGTTGACGTCGGGGAGTTTATTGAAAGCTATGTGGATATTGAAAGGTTTGAGGGCCTTTGTGAGGAATGTGACAATTACGGCAAAAACTGGAACTGTCCTCCTTTTGACTTTGACGTTATGGACGTGTGGAATTCATATGATAAACTGAAGGTAATTGCCTTCAAGATGATTTTTGACGATGAGGAAATCGCAAACGAATTTTCCGACAAGGAGCTTGAATTCGTTTTAAAGCGCCTTGAGCGTATGAAGGTCAAGCTGATGAACGACATTTACGTTTTGGAGAATGAGGACTCTATGGGATTGTTTTTGGGAAACTGCAATCTGTGCATGAAATGCACCCGAGAGTTCGGCATGCCATGCAAGATGCCGTTCAAGATGAGATACTCCATAGAATCCCTTGGCGGAAACGTGGACAAGCTAATTGAGGATGTCTTCGGCTTGAAAATACTTTACGCTGAAAACGGTCATCTTCCGGAGTACATGATATTTGTCGGCGGACTGCTGTACGGGAAAAAATAA